One window of the Runella slithyformis DSM 19594 genome contains the following:
- a CDS encoding 5'-methylthioadenosine/adenosylhomocysteine nucleosidase produces MAFTSFLRWKLIFILSFCFILPGFAQIYRPKPVTALLGAMDEEIELLRQTLQKPKVKVIHGITFYEGKIGRQRIVIVKTGIGKVNATMTAAFLLQTFRPQRVIFTGIAGGIHPDLNPGDIVIGQQTMQYDFGQFTNEGLQTGKTRNPINRELNPLFFPADSLLLITAQAAAQTTEFKKMENQAKAPRIITGTIVTGDLFVTSETKVNELRRRFNADATEMEGAAVAQLCWQQQVPCLILRSMSDKADSKARESVDNFKKTASYNSARLLINMLSKLPD; encoded by the coding sequence ATGGCATTTACATCTTTTTTACGTTGGAAACTGATATTTATCCTGAGTTTTTGTTTTATCCTGCCCGGTTTTGCGCAGATTTATCGTCCTAAGCCCGTTACAGCGTTGCTGGGAGCCATGGACGAGGAGATCGAATTGCTGCGTCAGACATTACAAAAACCAAAGGTAAAAGTCATTCACGGAATCACATTTTATGAGGGAAAAATCGGCAGACAGCGCATAGTCATTGTAAAAACAGGAATCGGGAAAGTCAATGCTACCATGACCGCGGCCTTTTTATTACAAACATTTCGTCCGCAACGCGTCATTTTCACCGGAATTGCCGGAGGTATACATCCTGATCTGAATCCGGGAGATATTGTTATCGGACAACAAACCATGCAATATGATTTCGGGCAATTTACCAATGAAGGGCTCCAAACCGGAAAAACCCGTAACCCTATTAATCGCGAATTAAATCCCTTATTTTTTCCGGCCGATTCTTTACTGCTGATTACGGCTCAGGCAGCGGCTCAAACGACCGAATTTAAAAAGATGGAAAATCAAGCCAAAGCTCCCCGCATCATAACAGGGACCATTGTCACGGGGGATTTGTTTGTTACTTCTGAAACGAAGGTCAATGAACTCCGCAGGAGATTTAATGCTGATGCAACCGAAATGGAAGGAGCAGCCGTAGCTCAACTTTGTTGGCAACAGCAAGTGCCCTGTTTGATCCTGAGAAGCATGAGCGATAAGGCCGACAGCAAAGCGCGGGAAAGCGTTGATAATTTCAAAAAAACCGCCTCTTACAATTCTGCCCGGCTTTTAATAAATATGTTGTCGAAACTGCCTGATTAA
- a CDS encoding neutral/alkaline non-lysosomal ceramidase N-terminal domain-containing protein, with protein MRKIRWSAFGLALLVVLLVLTVFAIYNGRDRHPDYSLNLDIKASKETITYKAGFAALNITPEVPETWTDKNNDAAFNPEDGDTFEDKNGNGRFDTYWLAGFSKKRAANGVHDDLWARTMVLDDGHTRLAVIALDLIGFPYNNVLNVRKKLANQFGITYSIICSTHNHEGPDMLGLWGDSVVKRGVNPVYEKWVEDRIVESIGVAVQNLKEAHLRVAQDVSGADSLNMDTRKPIVKDNGVYILQATDAKTDSTLGSFVVWGNHPETMWSENTMITSDFPHYVREGIEKGIYNDDLLAKKGLGGIVVYASGCVGGLMTTRPAVRIKDPFKNVYYEKPTFEKINAQGTTLALLALNALDKAEPVSGGINLSAKTIELPLGNMLFRLGIALGVIEGGYSSWGHLRTEVAALTIGEISFITIPGELYPEIANGGIETPKEGDFKLTKAVETPPLRTLMPGKYKFVLGLANDELGYIIPKSEWDKEAPYLYDSPKAHYGEVNSSGPETAPILHKTLKEMLEKMPK; from the coding sequence ATGAGAAAAATCAGATGGTCGGCCTTTGGGCTTGCACTTTTAGTTGTTTTGCTGGTACTTACTGTTTTTGCCATTTATAACGGTCGTGACCGCCACCCTGATTATTCACTGAACTTAGACATTAAAGCTTCCAAGGAAACCATAACCTACAAAGCAGGGTTTGCGGCCCTGAACATAACCCCGGAGGTACCGGAAACATGGACCGACAAAAACAATGATGCGGCCTTTAACCCGGAGGATGGCGATACCTTTGAAGATAAAAACGGGAACGGGCGGTTTGACACCTATTGGTTGGCCGGCTTCAGTAAAAAACGCGCTGCCAACGGCGTTCACGATGATTTGTGGGCACGAACCATGGTATTGGACGACGGGCATACGCGCCTCGCCGTTATTGCCCTTGACTTAATCGGCTTTCCGTACAATAACGTGCTGAATGTCCGTAAAAAATTGGCGAATCAATTCGGCATTACGTATTCTATTATATGCAGTACTCATAATCATGAAGGCCCTGATATGCTCGGCTTGTGGGGCGACAGCGTCGTGAAACGAGGCGTAAATCCGGTATATGAGAAATGGGTAGAGGATCGAATCGTTGAATCCATCGGAGTAGCGGTACAAAACTTAAAGGAGGCCCATCTTCGCGTAGCTCAGGATGTATCCGGGGCCGATTCGTTAAATATGGATACCCGCAAACCCATTGTCAAAGACAACGGCGTATATATTCTTCAGGCAACTGACGCAAAGACAGACTCAACCTTGGGCAGTTTTGTAGTATGGGGCAATCATCCCGAAACCATGTGGAGTGAGAACACGATGATCACCTCCGACTTTCCGCATTATGTACGTGAGGGCATTGAAAAAGGGATTTATAATGATGACCTTTTGGCAAAAAAAGGGTTAGGCGGGATTGTCGTTTATGCATCGGGCTGTGTGGGAGGACTGATGACCACCCGTCCTGCTGTCAGGATCAAAGACCCATTCAAAAATGTGTACTACGAAAAGCCCACTTTCGAAAAAATCAATGCCCAGGGAACGACCTTGGCTTTGTTGGCACTCAATGCCTTAGACAAAGCCGAACCGGTATCAGGAGGAATAAATCTTTCGGCCAAAACGATTGAATTACCCTTGGGCAATATGCTGTTCCGTCTGGGAATTGCGTTAGGAGTGATCGAAGGCGGATACAGCAGTTGGGGGCATTTACGCACCGAAGTGGCCGCCCTTACGATTGGGGAAATCAGTTTCATTACCATCCCGGGAGAACTGTACCCCGAAATTGCCAACGGAGGCATTGAAACCCCCAAAGAAGGGGATTTCAAGTTAACAAAGGCGGTTGAAACACCTCCCTTACGGACCTTAATGCCCGGTAAATATAAATTTGTCTTAGGACTCGCCAATGACGAACTCGGCTACATCATTCCTAAATCGGAATGGGACAAAGAGGCCCCTTATTTATACGACTCACCCAAGGCACATTATGGCGAAGTAAATTCTTCCGGACCGGAAACCGCGCCTATATTGCACAAAACTCTCAAAGAAATGCTTGAAAAAATGCCTAAATAG
- a CDS encoding acyl-CoA carboxylase subunit beta has translation MTNHESHQQLLDQLQKRYEQVKLGGGPKNIEKHKAKGKLTARERIAYLLDNQDDFVEIGAFAGEGMYAEEGGCPSGGVVIGIGKVSGRQCVVVANDATVKAGAWFPITAKKNLRAQEIAIENRLPIIYLVDSAGIYLPLQADVFADKEHFGRIFRNNAVMSSMGILQVAAIMGSCVAGGAYLPIMSDEALIVEGTGSIFLAGPYLVKASIGEDVDAETLGGASTHCEISGVTDNKYPDDLSCLDAIKRIVEKVGHNEKAGFDRIASAPPAKNPDEIFDILPADRNKPYDMREIIERIVDNSDFEEYKKLYGQTILCGYARVEGWAVGIVANQRKMVKAKKGSGTANEMQMGGVIYSDSADKAARFIMNCNQKKIPLVFLHDVTGFMVGSRSEQGGIIKDGAKMVNAVANSVVPKFTFIIGNSYGAGNYAMCGKAYDPRLIFAWPTAQLAVMSGASAAKTLLQIQVATLKAKGQTITPEAENELLTQITDRYTAQLSPYYAASHLWTDGIIHPLDTRRIIAAGIEAANHAPISKPFNVGVIQT, from the coding sequence ATGACAAATCACGAATCTCATCAGCAACTGTTGGATCAACTCCAAAAGCGATACGAGCAGGTCAAACTTGGAGGCGGGCCCAAAAATATTGAAAAGCACAAAGCCAAAGGAAAACTCACCGCCCGTGAGCGCATTGCTTATTTATTGGACAACCAAGATGACTTTGTCGAAATCGGCGCTTTTGCGGGTGAGGGCATGTATGCCGAGGAAGGCGGCTGCCCGTCAGGCGGGGTAGTGATTGGCATTGGAAAAGTGTCGGGACGTCAGTGTGTGGTTGTGGCCAACGACGCTACCGTTAAGGCCGGTGCATGGTTTCCGATTACCGCTAAGAAAAACCTGAGGGCACAGGAAATCGCCATTGAAAATCGTTTGCCGATCATTTATTTGGTCGACAGCGCCGGCATCTATCTTCCGCTGCAGGCCGATGTTTTTGCCGATAAAGAGCATTTCGGACGGATTTTTCGCAATAATGCCGTTATGTCTTCCATGGGCATCCTGCAAGTGGCAGCGATCATGGGAAGTTGTGTGGCCGGCGGTGCTTATTTACCGATCATGTCTGATGAAGCGTTGATTGTAGAGGGAACCGGCTCCATCTTTTTAGCCGGGCCGTATTTAGTAAAAGCTTCTATTGGGGAAGATGTTGATGCCGAAACACTGGGCGGAGCTTCCACCCACTGCGAGATTTCGGGCGTTACGGACAATAAATACCCCGATGACCTCTCCTGCCTTGACGCCATCAAGCGAATAGTTGAAAAAGTAGGTCATAATGAAAAAGCAGGGTTTGACCGTATAGCCTCTGCTCCACCCGCTAAAAATCCCGATGAAATTTTCGATATTCTTCCCGCCGACCGCAATAAGCCCTATGATATGCGGGAAATCATTGAGCGGATTGTGGACAATTCAGATTTTGAAGAATATAAAAAGTTGTACGGGCAAACGATTCTGTGCGGCTACGCCCGGGTAGAAGGTTGGGCGGTAGGCATTGTAGCCAATCAGCGCAAAATGGTAAAAGCCAAAAAGGGAAGCGGCACGGCCAATGAAATGCAAATGGGAGGCGTTATCTATTCCGATTCGGCCGATAAAGCCGCGCGGTTTATCATGAACTGCAATCAGAAAAAGATTCCGCTCGTTTTCCTGCATGATGTTACCGGCTTTATGGTAGGGAGTCGCTCTGAGCAGGGAGGAATTATCAAAGACGGGGCCAAAATGGTCAATGCCGTGGCCAACTCGGTTGTTCCTAAATTTACGTTCATCATCGGCAACTCCTACGGGGCCGGCAACTACGCCATGTGCGGTAAAGCCTATGACCCGCGCCTGATCTTTGCGTGGCCCACGGCCCAGTTGGCCGTGATGAGCGGAGCATCGGCCGCCAAAACGTTATTACAGATTCAGGTGGCAACGTTGAAAGCCAAAGGCCAAACCATTACGCCGGAAGCGGAAAACGAACTGCTGACACAGATCACCGACCGCTATACTGCACAGCTTTCCCCGTATTATGCCGCTTCTCACCTTTGGACGGACGGCATTATCCATCCCCTCGACACCCGGCGTATCATTGCTGCCGGCATCGAAGCCGCCAACCATGCACCGATCTCGAAACCATTTAACGTAGGAGTTATTCAAACATAA
- a CDS encoding glycosyltransferase family 2 protein: MIKESVDDPPQITIAMPVYNGAKTLERAVNSILNQTYQHWQLLILDDGSTDTSIEIAKKFNDNRIVVLTDGQRKGITPRLNQAIELAKGHYFARMDADDFSYPERFSKQVAFLEAHPYIDLVGTHIRLVDKAGNCIGVRTFPTHHTEITAKPWLKSISVAHPTWCGKTAWFQQWKYRTMLKNEDQDLLLRAHESSRYANLPEILLDYTFVHTFQKSLLSRVGSAKVIHHYFVYKRQPFRYIISLFLVFIKLILDFFSKK, translated from the coding sequence ATGATAAAAGAATCTGTCGACGATCCTCCTCAAATCACCATCGCAATGCCCGTATACAACGGAGCAAAAACGCTGGAAAGAGCCGTCAACTCCATTCTTAACCAAACCTACCAACACTGGCAACTTCTTATACTGGATGACGGCTCAACCGATACTTCCATAGAAATAGCAAAAAAATTCAACGACAATCGTATTGTAGTCCTTACCGACGGTCAGCGCAAAGGAATTACGCCAAGGCTTAATCAAGCTATAGAACTGGCTAAAGGCCATTATTTTGCTCGCATGGATGCCGACGACTTTTCGTATCCTGAGCGATTTTCCAAACAAGTGGCTTTTCTCGAAGCGCATCCCTATATAGATTTGGTCGGAACCCACATTCGCCTTGTCGATAAGGCAGGGAATTGCATCGGAGTCCGAACTTTCCCAACGCACCATACTGAGATTACCGCCAAACCATGGCTGAAAAGTATCTCTGTTGCCCATCCGACCTGGTGCGGGAAAACAGCCTGGTTTCAACAATGGAAGTATCGAACTATGTTAAAAAATGAAGACCAGGACCTCCTGCTTCGCGCGCATGAAAGCAGTCGATACGCCAATTTACCGGAAATTTTATTGGACTATACCTTCGTTCATACGTTTCAAAAATCACTGCTGTCACGCGTGGGATCGGCAAAGGTAATACACCACTATTTTGTATATAAAAGACAGCCGTTCAGGTATATTATTAGCTTATTTTTAGTTTTCATTAAACTTATTTTAGATTTTTTTTCTAAAAAGTAA
- a CDS encoding glycosyltransferase family 4 protein, translated as MKKVVQTFTVPVSLLFLEGQIEFWQKNGYDVHVLTAPGDELTHLGRQNKVKTSAISLSRRKFDIRKNVQGLLQFRRYFRQEKPLIVHGNTPKAAFLSMIAAKMENIPIRIYEMHGLPLETARLSSKLWLFLAEKLCCWIATHVIAVSPSLRKAVIGGGLVAASKISVMHHGSCNGVDTQRKFNPSLINTQDTTRLKKSYGISPAQPVVGFVGRLTKDKGVIELYKAWQRVKRRFPEALLLVIGEVDERVPLSKQWLARLDADESIIRTGHVTDMPSHYALMDFLVLPSYREGLGNVVLEAAAMKKPSIVSRVTGLKDTIVKNQTGIFCQVHSVEDLTDKIIYYLENKPLIEAHGNAARERVAHCFCPNDVWNEKLQLYQRLVAAHESVLLQHELS; from the coding sequence ATGAAGAAAGTAGTACAGACCTTTACCGTACCTGTTTCGCTTCTATTTTTGGAAGGGCAAATTGAATTTTGGCAAAAAAACGGCTATGATGTGCACGTATTAACCGCACCCGGCGATGAACTAACGCATTTGGGCCGCCAAAACAAGGTAAAAACATCGGCTATTTCATTGAGCCGAAGGAAATTCGACATAAGAAAAAACGTACAGGGCCTGTTACAGTTCAGGCGTTATTTCCGTCAGGAAAAGCCACTTATCGTTCACGGCAATACCCCCAAAGCCGCTTTTTTATCAATGATTGCGGCGAAAATGGAAAATATTCCAATCCGCATATACGAAATGCACGGCCTTCCTCTGGAAACAGCCCGTCTAAGCTCAAAATTATGGCTCTTTCTGGCAGAGAAACTCTGCTGCTGGATCGCCACGCACGTAATAGCCGTCAGTCCGTCACTCCGAAAAGCAGTGATCGGAGGAGGGTTGGTTGCTGCGTCCAAAATATCGGTCATGCACCATGGCAGCTGCAACGGGGTAGACACTCAGCGTAAATTCAACCCTTCATTGATCAATACACAAGACACGACCCGGCTAAAAAAAAGCTACGGAATATCTCCTGCGCAGCCGGTCGTTGGTTTTGTCGGCCGTTTGACCAAAGACAAAGGAGTGATTGAACTGTATAAAGCCTGGCAAAGGGTAAAGCGTCGCTTTCCCGAAGCGCTTTTACTGGTGATAGGTGAGGTAGATGAACGAGTTCCCCTTTCCAAGCAATGGCTGGCTCGACTAGACGCCGATGAATCCATTATCCGAACGGGACACGTTACTGATATGCCGTCACATTATGCATTAATGGACTTTTTGGTTCTTCCAAGTTATCGTGAGGGTCTGGGCAACGTTGTTTTGGAAGCCGCAGCCATGAAAAAACCGTCTATTGTCTCCCGTGTTACAGGCTTAAAAGATACTATTGTAAAAAATCAGACCGGTATTTTTTGCCAAGTTCACTCGGTTGAAGACCTAACCGATAAAATCATTTACTATCTTGAGAACAAACCTCTCATTGAAGCGCACGGTAACGCGGCGCGTGAAAGGGTTGCGCACTGTTTTTGTCCCAATGATGTATGGAATGAGAAGTTACAATTATATCAACGTTTGGTCGCCGCGCACGAATCCGTACTTTTGCAGCATGAGCTATCATAG